The genomic DNA CGGAGCTTGCAGTGAACGCAGCAGCGCCTTGCCCTGCCGCTTCGTGAGGCCTGCGAGAGGCAGGACATCCGCAGCGCCGTCGCCGAACTTCGTGTAGAAGCCGGTCACGGCCTCGGCCGCGTGATCGGTGCCGATGACGAGGTGACCGTCGTGTCCGGCCAGCGCATACTGCGTGACCATGCGGATACGGGCCTTGATGTTGCCACGGTTGAAGTCGGTGATGTCGGCGCCTGCCGCCTGCTCGATGTCCTTCTCGACGCCGTCGACGCCATTGCGGATGTTCACCTCGACCGTGCGATCCGCTGCGATGAAGCCGAGCGCGGCGGTCGCGTCATCCGCGTCGTGCTGCACCTTGTAGGGCAGGCGCACAGCGATGAAGTCCGCCTCGTGGCCGCCTGATCTCACGCGCTCGACGGCGAGTTGCGCGAGCCGGCCGGCGAGCGTCGAATCCTGCCCTCCCGAGATGCCGAGCACGAATCCCTTCGCGCCGGCCCTGGTCAGGTAGTCGATGAGGAACTGCACGCGGCGTTCGACTTCGACGGCCGGGTCGATCTCGGCGCGCACTCCAAGTGTCTGAGCGATCTCCTGCTGAAGCGTCATGCGTCCAGTATCCCCCTTGACTGTTACGCGCTCGTGACACGGATGGAGTATGTCCGGCGCACATCGGCTTGACTGGGACAGACGACAGAAAGCGAGCCTTCATGACTCTTCTCGGCAGCAGCGATATCGACGTGCTCCCCCTCGCCCTCGGCGGCAATGTATTCGGCTGGACAGCCGACCGCGCCGCCTCGTTCGAGATTCTCGATGCGTTCGTCGGAGGCGGTGGCGACTTCATCGACACAGCCGACGGATACAGCGCCTGGGCGCCCGGCAACGGCGGTGGCGAGAGTGAGACGATCATCGGCGAATGGCTCGCTGCTCGGAGGCCGTCTGACATCACGATCGCGACGAAGGTCAGCTCCCACCCGCAGTTCAAGGGGCTGTCGGCCGAGAACGTCCGCGCCGCCGCCGAGGCATCGCTCAAGCGGCTCGGCGTCGAGACGATCGATGTGTACTTCGCGCACTTCGACGACGTCGAGACCCCGCTCGAGGAGACTGTCGCGGCGTTCGGTCAGCTCGTCACGGACGGCCTGGTGCGCCACACCGCTGTCTCGAACTACTCCGCGGACCGCATCCGCTCCTGGATCTCACTCGCGCAGGATGCCGGGACCGCCGTTCCCGTTGCCGTACAGCCGCATTACAACCTCGTGCACCGTAACGATGTCGAGGAGAGCATCGTGCCGGTCGCTCAGGAGTTCGGTCTGAGCCTCGTGCCGTACTACGCGCTGGCGAGCGGCTTCCTCACCGGGAAGTACCGTTCGACGGACGCCTCGGCGGTGGACTCGGCACGCGCCGGCGGAGCCGCGAAGTACGCGACTGGGCACGGGCTGCGCGTCATCGACGAGCTGGAGCGCGTCGCCGCGGCCCACGACGCGTCGATCACCTCGGTGTCGCTGGCGTGGCTGCGGTCGCAGCCGACGGTCGCCGCGCCGATCGCGAGCGCGTCGCGGGTCGAGCAGGTGGCGGATCTGCTGGCCGGTGCGCGGCTGGAGCTTTCGACGGAGGAGCTGCGCGCCCTCGACGATGTCTCGGCCTGGAGCCCCGCGAACGCTTGAGGCGGGTCGCTCGGCGAAGGTTTCGACTCGCTGACGCTCGCTCAACCCGTTTCGTCTCGCTCCGCTCGCTCAACGCCCCACAGGCGCCGCGGGTCGTTGAGCGGACGCGCGAAGCGCCGGAGACGAAACGGGTTGAGCGATGAGCGCAGCGAAGAGTCGAAACCGGGGTTCAGGTGCGGATGCGGCTCGGACCGTTCTCGGTCTGCTCGACCACGAGCTGAGCGGGGATCTGCTCCTGCATCGACTCGACGTGGCTGATGATCCCGACAGTGCGGCCACCGGAGCGCAGTTCGTCGAGAGTGCGCATCGCGACGTCGAGCGTGTCGGCGTCGAGGGATCCGAATCCTTCGTCGATGAAGAGGGTGTCGAGCTGGATGCCGCCGGCGCGCGCCGTGACGACCTCGGCGAGACCGAGGGCGAGCGCGAGCGAACTGAGGAACGTCTCCCCTCCCGAGAGCGATTGCGCGGGCCGCGTCTGTCCGGTGAAGGCATCGAAGACGACGATGCCGAGACCGGATGCTGCGCCCCGAGCCGCGAGCGCGTCTGAGTGCTGCAGCTGATATCGCCCCGTCGACATGTCGCTGAGGCGCCGGTTCGCTGCCTGGACGATCTCTTCGAGCTCCGCCGCGAGCACGAATGTCTCGAGCGTCATCTTGTGGGTGTTGCCTGCGCGACCGGCGATCGTGTCGGCGAGGCCGCGGATCACCTGGTACTCGGCCTGCTGATCAGCGCTCCGCGCGTGCTCGGACGCTGCGGAGTCGATGAGTCCCGCAAGCTGCTCCGCCGTGCTCTGCGCACGGTTGGCGGTATCGACGGCTGTCTTCCAGGTGGCACGCGCATCGGTTGCCGACTGCTCGACCGGGGCCAGGTCGATGGGGTCTTCGGGGAGAGTGCGCAGTTCGAGTTCGAGCAGGGTCGCACGCTCTTT from Microbacterium profundi includes the following:
- a CDS encoding aldo/keto reductase, which produces MTLLGSSDIDVLPLALGGNVFGWTADRAASFEILDAFVGGGGDFIDTADGYSAWAPGNGGGESETIIGEWLAARRPSDITIATKVSSHPQFKGLSAENVRAAAEASLKRLGVETIDVYFAHFDDVETPLEETVAAFGQLVTDGLVRHTAVSNYSADRIRSWISLAQDAGTAVPVAVQPHYNLVHRNDVEESIVPVAQEFGLSLVPYYALASGFLTGKYRSTDASAVDSARAGGAAKYATGHGLRVIDELERVAAAHDASITSVSLAWLRSQPTVAAPIASASRVEQVADLLAGARLELSTEELRALDDVSAWSPANA
- the nadE gene encoding ammonia-dependent NAD(+) synthetase, with protein sequence MTLQQEIAQTLGVRAEIDPAVEVERRVQFLIDYLTRAGAKGFVLGISGGQDSTLAGRLAQLAVERVRSGGHEADFIAVRLPYKVQHDADDATAALGFIAADRTVEVNIRNGVDGVEKDIEQAAGADITDFNRGNIKARIRMVTQYALAGHDGHLVIGTDHAAEAVTGFYTKFGDGAADVLPLAGLTKRQGKALLRSLQAPERLWMKIPTADLLDDQPGRADEDELGLTYEQIDDYLEGKPVDAAAAARLEGKYLATQHKRHLPVTPDDDWWR